In Candidatus Planktophila versatilis, the genomic window TTCTCTTTGCCAGCACGTTGTGGGTCTCCCCCGCGTTCGGCGAAGATGGAGAGCATTTGCTCATCTGTGTAATGAGAACGGGTGCCGAATTCCTCATCTGAATGAATTCTAAAGTAGAGGTCATTTTCGACGCTATAGGTCGTCCCTGACTCCTGCAATTTCATTATTGAGTCCACTACCAATGGCATTGCCTCGACAACTCCGACATAGTGTTGTGGAGGCAGAACGTGAAGGTCGGCCATATCACCACGAAAGAGATCTATTTGAGAGTTAGCCAGATCCTGCCAATCGATACCGTCGCGCGCGGCACGCTCTAACAGCGGATCATCGATATCAGTAATGTTCTGAACAAAACGAACCTCAGCACCGGTTGCTTTGAGATAGCGATGAATCAAATCGAAAGTGAGATAGGTGGCTGCGTGTCCTAGATGCGTTGCATCGTATGGAGTAATGCCGCATACATACATCCGGTAGACAGGCTTCTGCGGAATAGTTTCAACCTGTTGAGTAGCGGTGTTCAGTAGTGAAAGTGGCTGGAGCGAAAATCTACTGGAGAGCTTGGGAATGTAAATCTCTGGCCAGGCACGCATATCGCAACTTTACTTTAAAAAGGGGGCCATGGCACAGCAGGCCAATCTTCACTTGGAGATGGAAATTTCCCAGACTCCATCAGGCCTTCGATTCTTGAAATCAGGGCGCTAAATTCAATCTCAGTGATTAATCCGTGTAAAACCTCGGACTCAATGTGCAACCGAGTGACTAACTCACCGAGGGTGTGTTTCTCGTCGGGAGTGAGTTCGCGCTCAGCAAACTGCCAAATAACGGTTCGCAGTTTGTTCTCTTCGTGAAATGTGACGCCATGATCACAACCAAGAAGACTGCCATCAACGACAGGCAACAAGTGACCTATTTTTCGATCGGTGTTGTTAATGACGGCATCAAATAGAGCCATCCGACGAAGGTTCTCGTTATCCTCCCGGTAGTACAAGGCCAAATCAATTGACTCATCGATATCAATCCACTGCTGCACCATTCCTAAACCGAATGGTCCCTCTCGTAATACGGTTGGTGGAACAACTTTCCAACCGGAATATTCACTAATTAAGTAGGAGGCATATTCGCGGTGAGCTAGATTTCCGTCCGGAAAATCCCAGAGCGGTCGCTCTCCTGCGATGGGTTTATATATGACAGCCATCTTCTCATCGTTAAATGTGCATTCGCCATAGAGAGTGGCATTAGATGCATCAACTAATCGACCGGTTACCTCAAGAGTTCCGGCAAGCAGATGTTCAATGACCTTACTCATCTGCGATAGCCATTCGATCGCGGACATAGATGACCTTTGAGATCTATCGGTCCACCACAAAATGGACACGGCTGGCGTCCTGCGCCCACCACGATGAAGGCTCGCTTGGAGAATCGATCAGCTTCACTCGGAGTAATGAGAACCCGCAAAATATCCTGGTCACCTGTTAGATCATCGACATCTATGAACTCTGGATCCTGATCGCTCCCTTCATTAATAGCCTGGAAATCAACTTGAATCAAACCTTGCTCTGCATCGAAAGCTAAGCCGATAACGCCGACGCGAAACTCTTCTTCAATGGGAGTACTCAGCGGTGCATCATCTTTCACAAGACGAGAAAAGCTAAGGCTCGGGTTGTTCTGCTTGATATCTCGGATTGTGTAGAGCAAGCGATCTGCCAGAGCTTGAACCTGCGTCTTTTCGAGCGAAACTGAGATTAAACGTGAACCACTTTGAGCTTGAATAAAGAAAGTTCGTTCCCCTGGTTGACCTACCGTGCCAACTGTAAATCTCTCCGGTTGTTCAAAGAGAATTACTTGCGAACTCATTTCTTCTTTCGCCTGACAGCTCCGGCTCCACCACCCAAGAGCATTTTCTTGGGACGCGCACCCGAGAGCGAGCCTTCTAGGTGTGTGATATTGTCATTGAAAAGTATTAATCGTGCACTGTCACCATCATATTCAAGCATGGTAATCGAGGCGGGATCGATTACTAAAGACTGGAAATTATCAAGTTTCATCTTCAATAGACTCGCAACCATTGCCTTGATGACATCACCGTGACTCACAAACAAGTGAGTCCCTTTAGATTTTTCTAGCACTGCCTCTTCAACTGAGGCCACAGCGCGCTTTTGCATGGCAGTCATCCGTTCACCTTGCGGAAATTCAACCTTGCTCGGAGTTTTCTGAATAATCTTCCAGAGGGGTTGCTTAGCTAGTGAGTTGAGTTTCTTGCCACTCCAACTGCCATAATTCATTTCAATCAGCTTCTCATCGAGAATGAATCTCTTAAGTCCATTGGAGTGTGCAGATTCCAGCCAAGGTGCCAGCGTCTCCTGACAACGTTGCATCGGACTCATGCGGATCGAATCAAATGAGACTTTTCCAATGCGATCTACCAAGTCAATCGCCTGTTGGCTCCCCTTTTTACTCAGAGAGATACCAGGCAATTGCCCAGCCAAAATTCCAGATTCATTGGCGATTGAATGTGCATGTCTTA contains:
- a CDS encoding SCO1664 family protein; the encoded protein is MSAIEWLSQMSKVIEHLLAGTLEVTGRLVDASNATLYGECTFNDEKMAVIYKPIAGERPLWDFPDGNLAHREYASYLISEYSGWKVVPPTVLREGPFGLGMVQQWIDIDESIDLALYYREDNENLRRMALFDAVINNTDRKIGHLLPVVDGSLLGCDHGVTFHEENKLRTVIWQFAERELTPDEKHTLGELVTRLHIESEVLHGLITEIEFSALISRIEGLMESGKFPSPSEDWPAVPWPPF
- a CDS encoding DUF3090 family protein; translation: MSSQVILFEQPERFTVGTVGQPGERTFFIQAQSGSRLISVSLEKTQVQALADRLLYTIRDIKQNNPSLSFSRLVKDDAPLSTPIEEEFRVGVIGLAFDAEQGLIQVDFQAINEGSDQDPEFIDVDDLTGDQDILRVLITPSEADRFSKRAFIVVGAGRQPCPFCGGPIDLKGHLCPRSNGYRR
- a CDS encoding histidine phosphatase family protein, which translates into the protein MARIILLRHAHSIANESGILAGQLPGISLSKKGSQQAIDLVDRIGKVSFDSIRMSPMQRCQETLAPWLESAHSNGLKRFILDEKLIEMNYGSWSGKKLNSLAKQPLWKIIQKTPSKVEFPQGERMTAMQKRAVASVEEAVLEKSKGTHLFVSHGDVIKAMVASLLKMKLDNFQSLVIDPASITMLEYDGDSARLILFNDNITHLEGSLSGARPKKMLLGGGAGAVRRKKK